ATGGGCAGCCGTTGCCTGCAGGCCTCTGTGAGTGCACCCCGTCATCAGCCAAACCCCCATCCTTAGATCTGAAGTACAATGAAGGCACAACGCCAGAgcaagcagaaggcgccgaagggCGTGGTCCTTCAGTTTCCACTGCAGAATCTGAAGGCATCTGTCACCAGGAGATGACGAGCCACAAGCAGGCGATCGTGAGGGAGGGTACAACCCCGCGCCGTGGATCAGGTGTGTCTTCCGACGACGTACGACGCGTGTGGCAGCCGGAAAAGAACCTCTTCACCCCCAAGACAGGAGTAACTTGCGAGCGTGTGATTAACGTGCCTCGCTTAGCGATTGACGAGTGTGCAGACTCTGTTGGAGGGTCGCTAAGCAGACGGAGCAACATCCAAAGGGCTGCAGACGTTTCTCAGAGCATGGTGGCCCCCGCTGAATTATCGCCTCATGAGGTCATCTACCTGAAGCTGCTCTACTATTACAAGCGAAAGTCGCGGTCAGCAAGGGAAAATCTGTGGGGGCCGTCAGATTTATGCTGGCATTGTTGTCGCCGACCAAGCGTTACCGACACTATGACCAAGTCGCTCATCCAAGTCTTGAAAGGACGCGCTGATGCTCCGGCACAACATGCCGAGCGATCCTTTGAATCAGAGAAACCGCGCTGCTAGACAGCAGGCGCATCGGCATTCCAGTACCCTcgatgcagcaggcgccttAGTGGAACACAATTTTAGTCCCGTCCCGGCTAGGACGGTGTAGTACAGCGCGCAAGCTACTCATTGACGACAAGACGATTTGTGGGTATTGACGGGAAGACTGGAGATAGCGGACACATGTGTATCCCCAGTGCCATAGTTTTTTGACTCCACATCCGTGTGGTTTATTCTGAATGGAACGTGAAAGATCGAAATGGTAGATGATGGAGGCTCAATCTGATATGCCGGTTTGCGTGACCGTTCACGTGGAACGCGTAAAGAATACATATTGTATGCCGtccttttctctttgctGAGAGGACGGCTTTAGGCATGTTAACGACATCAATGTTGGAAGCAGACGCTAGTGCTTGCCATGATCTTTTGAAGCATTTCTCTGTGTTTTCGACCTGGCATGGCGTAGAGAGGGGGCTTGGTGAGGACGCGTTTCGCTGTCCGGTGCAGCTGCGTGTTCTTCACGACATTATGTTACGCAGGAGTTTCCGTCGCGCCACACTTTGCGACCGGAGCCACCGCGTTTCCCAAGATAATCGCGAAATGTGAGTGGCGCCACTTCTGTAAATGTGCCGCGGCATCGGAAAGAGTCTCTGTATCAGCGGACAAGAGGTACAGAAGTGAATTCCACTGCTTTTCCTGTCGGCGTCGTGCCAAGCAGTTACATCATGTCGGCAAGTCTTCTGTGCAAAAGTGGAGTTGCTAAGGGAAACATGCATACGTGGAAAAGCAGTAGGTTGGTTCTGTCCTGGGCTCTTGCCCACGCCCATAGGACGCGGCAGTGTGGGCTATCATGCGCCGAACAACCCGGGTTCGTTTTCCGTGCGCCG
The Besnoitia besnoiti strain Bb-Ger1 chromosome VIII, whole genome shotgun sequence genome window above contains:
- a CDS encoding hypothetical protein (encoded by transcript BESB_085340), translated to MTRAIEVEIESPDGTQCVDADALAFECFRGCESLVTANGVHTSADPPNGQPLPAGLCECTPSSAKPPSLDLKYNEGTTPEQAEGAEGRGPSVSTAESEGICHQEMTSHKQAIVREGTTPRRGSGVSSDDVRRVWQPEKNLFTPKTGVTCERVINVPRLAIDECADSVGGSLSRRSNIQRAADVSQSMVAPAELSPHEVIYLKLLYYYKRKSRSARENLWGPSDLCWHCCRRPSVTDTMTKSLIQVLKGRADAPAQHAERSFESEKPRC